The window GGCCTGTTCCAGCGCTACGCGGCGCCAGTGGTCCACCAGCAGGCCCTTGGCGATGGTCACCAGGAAGGCGCGGGGTTCGCGCAGGGACGGCAGCTCGCGGCGGCCGAGCACGCGGACGAAGGTGTCCTGGCTCAGGTCTTCGGCGCGCTGCACGCAGCCCAGGCTACGGTTGAGCCAGGCAGTCAGCCAGTCGCGATGATCGCGGTACAGCACTCCAACGCGTTCGCCATTGCCAATCTGGACGGCCGACACCCCTTGCTCCCCCATGCCCAGGTCGGGCACTAATTTAGTAACGAGAACTATTCGCAAATGATCGCAGACTGCCGCTGGCGCTGCAATCACGCTCGTCGGCTTTTATCGGTCGATCGCCGATGGATCGACGGCGTTCTACAATCGATCCTCTTCCTTCTGGCGGATAACCGATATGCGCGAACCCCTGCTGATCATTGGCTCCTACCTCTCGCCCTACGTGCGCAAGGCGCTGGTCATGCTCGAACTCAAGGGCGTGGAGTACCGCGTCGATTCCGTCGTGCCCTTCTACGGCAACGCCGAGTTCGAGCGCCTGAGCCCGCTGCGGCAGGTGCCGGTGCTGGTGGACGGCGACCTGGTGCTCAACGATTCCTCGGTGATCTGCCAGTACCTGGAGGAGCGTTATCCACAGCCCTCGCTGTACCCGACGGACATCGCCGAGCGTGCCCGTGCCCGCTGGATCGAGGAGTTCGCCGACGCCCGCATGGGCCAGGTGGTGATCTGGCAACTGTTCGACCAGTTGGTGATCGGCCGTGGGGTGTGGGGCCGGGAGCCGGATGCGGCGCTGCTGGAGAAGACCTACCAGCAGGACCTTCCGGCGGTGTTCGACTACCTGGAGGCGCAGCTGCCGGCCCGCGGCTGGCTGTTCGGCGAGCTCTCCATCGCCGACATCAGCGTCGCCTGCTTCATGCGCAACGCGCAGTTCGCCCGTTACGAGCTGGACGCCCAGCGCTGGCCGAAGCTGGCGGCGATGCTCGACGCCGCCTTCGCGCTGCCGGCGTTCCAGAAGCTCAACCTGTTCGAACGCGCCATCGCCCGCACGCCGATCCTGCAGCAGCGCGAGGCCCTGTTGGCCGCCGGTGCGCCGGTCAGCGCCATCAGCCACATGCGCGAGCAGCCGGTGCGCGGGCCGATGAGCCGCAGCTGATCAGGCTTGCTGGAGGAAGCGCCAGAGCCGCTGCGCCACCGGCCCGTGGGAGCGGTCACGGCGACGCGCGGCGACCAGCTCCTCGCGGCGGCCGGGCAGCTGCGCACCGCTGAGGTCGCGCAGGCGCCCAGCAGCCAGTTCTTCTTCAATCAGATGACGCGGCAGGTGGCCCCAGGCCAGGCCGTGCAGCACCAGTTCCTTCTTCATCGCCTGGTCCGGCACCGTGCATTGCGGCGCGCCGTCGAGGGTGAAGTAGTCCACCGGCGGCGAGTGCCGGGCGCTGTCGCGCATCACGCACTGGGTGAGCGCGCGCAGGTGCTCGGGGGTGACGTTTTCCCTATCCGGAAGCAGCGTTGGTGTGATCACCGGGACGAAATCGACGTCGCCCAGGTCGATCCATTCCAGGCGCGGGTCGGCCTTTTCCACGCGGTGCAGGATCAGGTCGGCATCGTCATCCAGTAGCCGCTCCAGCGGGCCGCTGACGCTCTCGAAATACAGTTGCAGACGCGTCTGCGGTTCCTCGGCGAAGAAACGTGCGAGCTTTTCCAGCAGCGCCGGACGTGGACAGAAGTCGCCGAGCACCACGCGCAGTTCGCTTTCCTCGCCAGCCGCCAGGTGCGCGGCGTGGTCACGCAGGTTGCCCAGCTCGCGGAGCAGCCCCTGGGCGCGGCGGTGGAAGGACGCCCCGGCGGCGGTCAGGCCGACGCGGTAGCCGCTGCGGTCCAGCAGCTCGAAGCCCAATTGCCCCTCCAGCCGGGCGACGGCGGCGAAGATCGCCGGGTGCGAACGGTGCAGTCGCTGCGCCGCCGCCTGGAAACCGCCCGCCTCGACGACGGCGTCGAAGCAGTGCAGGTCGTGCAGGGTGAAATCGTGCATGTCAGCTTTCCTGACAATCTGGTTCAGGTCTTTGTAATTTCTTCGGAATCCTGCCGCAACTACCTTCGTCTCCACATTCACTCGAGGAGATGCTCCCATGAGCTCGCTGCACTACCTGACCACCCGCGACAACGCCCGCATCGCCTACCGCCTCGACGGCGCCGCCGAGCTGCCGCTGCTGGTGCTGTCCAACTCCATCGGCACCGACCTGCACATGTGGGATGGGCAGGTCGCCACGTTGACCGAACACTTCCGCGTGCTGCGCTATGACGCTCGCGGCCATGGTGCGTCCAGCGTGCCGCCGGGGCCCTATTCGCTGGCGCGGTTGGGCGAAGACGTGATCGAGCTGCTGGATGCGCTCGGCGTACATCGCGCGCATTTCCTCGGTCTCTCGCTCGGCGGATTCGTCGGCCAGTGGCTGGCG of the Pseudomonas sp. PSE14 genome contains:
- a CDS encoding glutathione S-transferase family protein — encoded protein: MREPLLIIGSYLSPYVRKALVMLELKGVEYRVDSVVPFYGNAEFERLSPLRQVPVLVDGDLVLNDSSVICQYLEERYPQPSLYPTDIAERARARWIEEFADARMGQVVIWQLFDQLVIGRGVWGREPDAALLEKTYQQDLPAVFDYLEAQLPARGWLFGELSIADISVACFMRNAQFARYELDAQRWPKLAAMLDAAFALPAFQKLNLFERAIARTPILQQREALLAAGAPVSAISHMREQPVRGPMSRS
- a CDS encoding LysR family transcriptional regulator, with translation MHDFTLHDLHCFDAVVEAGGFQAAAQRLHRSHPAIFAAVARLEGQLGFELLDRSGYRVGLTAAGASFHRRAQGLLRELGNLRDHAAHLAAGEESELRVVLGDFCPRPALLEKLARFFAEEPQTRLQLYFESVSGPLERLLDDDADLILHRVEKADPRLEWIDLGDVDFVPVITPTLLPDRENVTPEHLRALTQCVMRDSARHSPPVDYFTLDGAPQCTVPDQAMKKELVLHGLAWGHLPRHLIEEELAAGRLRDLSGAQLPGRREELVAARRRDRSHGPVAQRLWRFLQQA